The following proteins are co-located in the Acidicapsa acidisoli genome:
- a CDS encoding LpxI family protein: MPPEVKHGPKLGLIAGNGRFPFLLLDAARAEGCEVVVAAIKEETDLEINDRAASDPGLIVHWLSLGELSRLIETFQRAGVTRAVMAGQVKHKQIFSSIRPDWRLAKLLLNLRTRNTDVLLGAVAKVLGDEGIELISSTAFLEPLLAKEGVLTSRAPDEEERRNMEYGLSVATGLAGFDIGQTVVVAAQACVAVEAMEGTDAAIERAGALMQTLEAKASTLERRLTVVKLPKPKQDMRFDVPVVGLRTLETMARAGASCLAIEAERTLLFDRDALLRRADEARIAIVAVPRRY, translated from the coding sequence GTGCCACCCGAAGTCAAACACGGCCCGAAACTGGGCCTCATTGCCGGCAATGGCCGCTTCCCGTTTCTACTCCTCGATGCGGCGCGAGCCGAAGGCTGCGAGGTCGTTGTAGCCGCGATCAAGGAAGAGACAGACCTTGAGATTAACGACCGCGCCGCGAGCGACCCCGGACTTATCGTCCATTGGCTCTCTCTCGGTGAGCTTTCGAGGCTGATCGAGACCTTCCAGCGCGCTGGGGTAACTCGCGCCGTAATGGCCGGACAGGTGAAGCACAAGCAGATCTTCTCCAGCATCCGGCCGGACTGGCGGCTAGCCAAGCTCTTGCTCAATCTGCGCACGCGTAATACGGATGTGCTGCTAGGCGCAGTGGCGAAGGTTCTAGGAGATGAGGGAATCGAGCTGATCTCCTCGACTGCGTTTCTCGAACCATTGCTGGCGAAAGAAGGCGTGCTGACCAGCCGCGCACCGGATGAGGAAGAACGGCGGAACATGGAATACGGGCTGAGCGTCGCAACCGGACTCGCTGGCTTCGATATCGGCCAGACGGTAGTCGTCGCCGCGCAGGCCTGCGTCGCCGTGGAGGCAATGGAAGGCACCGACGCCGCAATCGAGCGCGCCGGTGCGTTGATGCAGACGCTGGAGGCTAAAGCCTCCACACTGGAGCGGCGCCTTACCGTTGTGAAGCTGCCCAAGCCCAAGCAGGATATGCGCTTTGACGTGCCGGTGGTTGGATTGCGTACGCTGGAGACGATGGCCCGCGCGGGCGCGAGTTGCCTCGCAATCGAAGCCGAGAGAACGCTGCTTTTCGATCGAGACGCATTGCTGCGCCGCGCCGACGAAGCGAGGATTGCAATTGTAGCTGTGCCGCGCAGATACTAG
- a CDS encoding toll/interleukin-1 receptor domain-containing protein, with protein sequence MPSDRSIAFISYSRDDSEFALRLAWDLKSAGARVWLDQLDIQPGQRWARAVQEAMTDAPLLLVILSPSSVSSINVEDEVAFALEEHKTVIPIFFQDCKVPFRLRPFQHADFRSDYGRGLKSLLASLGVKSTAPGKSASSPEPNAVQEIDLEDHEEESIAAVPEPAPARAMKAAARKAPAKKTTAVKKPAKRSAVGRSAAKTTKRGKDTAAKKFAKKTPAKKPAVKKAAPKKATT encoded by the coding sequence ATGCCATCGGACCGAAGCATAGCATTCATCAGCTACAGTCGAGACGATTCCGAGTTCGCTCTTCGTCTGGCTTGGGATCTCAAGAGCGCGGGTGCGCGGGTGTGGCTGGATCAGTTGGACATTCAGCCAGGGCAACGATGGGCTCGTGCGGTGCAGGAAGCAATGACCGACGCGCCGCTTTTGCTGGTCATCTTGTCTCCTTCCTCCGTTAGCTCCATCAATGTCGAAGACGAGGTTGCGTTTGCACTCGAGGAGCACAAGACCGTAATTCCTATTTTCTTCCAGGATTGCAAGGTTCCTTTTCGACTGCGGCCATTTCAGCATGCTGACTTCAGATCGGACTATGGCCGGGGACTAAAATCCCTTCTCGCATCGCTTGGCGTCAAGAGCACCGCGCCCGGCAAGAGCGCGTCATCACCCGAACCGAATGCGGTTCAGGAAATTGATCTCGAGGACCATGAGGAAGAGAGCATCGCAGCCGTGCCGGAACCCGCGCCGGCTCGTGCAATGAAGGCCGCAGCCAGGAAGGCTCCTGCGAAGAAGACCACAGCCGTGAAGAAGCCGGCGAAGCGATCTGCGGTCGGCAGGAGCGCCGCCAAGACGACCAAGAGAGGGAAAGATACGGCAGCAAAGAAGTTTGCAAAGAAGACTCCGGCGAAGAAGCCAGCAGTCAAGAAGGCTGCCCCCAAGAAAGCAACCACCTAA
- the fabZ gene encoding 3-hydroxyacyl-ACP dehydratase FabZ codes for MTSEKQTLDIGQIMEFLPHRYPFLLIDRVIELERSKRIVAIKNVTINEPFFNGHFPGYPIMPGVLVVEAMAQAGCILLLNEVEDREKKLVLFSGIEGAKFRRPITPGDQLRLEIDVLSFRSRGGRMEGKAYVDGKLACEATLTCAVVPRQSRGTTAPATVASTTEPAEAVTAE; via the coding sequence ATGACGTCGGAAAAACAGACGCTGGACATCGGGCAGATTATGGAGTTTCTGCCCCACCGTTATCCGTTTCTACTGATTGACCGCGTAATTGAACTGGAACGCAGCAAACGCATCGTCGCCATCAAGAATGTCACGATCAATGAGCCATTTTTCAATGGCCACTTCCCCGGCTATCCGATCATGCCTGGCGTACTTGTGGTGGAAGCGATGGCCCAGGCTGGCTGCATTCTGCTGTTGAATGAGGTTGAAGATCGGGAGAAGAAGCTGGTGCTCTTCTCGGGTATCGAGGGCGCAAAGTTCCGCCGTCCTATCACCCCGGGAGATCAGCTTCGGCTGGAAATTGATGTGCTCTCGTTCCGGTCGCGCGGAGGCCGCATGGAGGGCAAGGCATACGTGGATGGAAAGCTGGCGTGTGAGGCTACGCTGACTTGCGCCGTGGTGCCGCGTCAGAGCCGGGGAACTACAGCACCCGCAACCGTCGCATCGACAACAGAACCGGCCGAAGCGGTGACTGCAGAGTGA
- a CDS encoding peroxiredoxin, protein MKKIALLSLAAALLLPATVLPAHAAGLGGDSLAAGTTAPDFTLPSQDNTPISLAEYKGKWVVLYFYPKDFTGGCTLEAHNFQRDLEKFKAANAVVLGVSLDTADSHKGFCTKESLTFKLLADPSHKVVDAYGVPMKTFQSPNGPVTIAMRQTFLIDPSGKIVKTWDVKDIPNHSADVLASIADGGK, encoded by the coding sequence ATGAAGAAAATCGCTCTACTCTCGCTTGCCGCGGCGCTGTTGCTGCCGGCCACCGTTCTGCCTGCCCACGCCGCCGGTCTAGGCGGAGATTCGCTCGCCGCCGGCACCACCGCTCCTGACTTCACCTTGCCATCCCAAGACAACACCCCGATCAGCCTCGCTGAATACAAGGGCAAGTGGGTGGTGCTTTACTTCTACCCCAAGGACTTCACTGGAGGCTGCACTCTGGAAGCCCATAACTTTCAGCGTGATCTTGAAAAGTTCAAAGCCGCGAATGCCGTCGTGCTGGGCGTAAGCCTTGACACCGCCGATAGCCATAAGGGCTTCTGCACGAAGGAAAGCCTCACCTTCAAATTGCTGGCCGATCCTAGCCACAAGGTTGTGGACGCTTACGGCGTTCCGATGAAGACCTTTCAGTCTCCGAATGGTCCGGTTACGATTGCCATGCGCCAGACCTTCCTCATCGACCCCTCAGGAAAGATCGTGAAAACGTGGGACGTGAAGGACATCCCCAACCACAGTGCCGATGTTCTGGCGTCCATTGCCGACGGCGGAAAATAA
- the lpxA gene encoding acyl-ACP--UDP-N-acetylglucosamine O-acyltransferase codes for MSIHPSAVVAAGAVVPESCTIGPFCTVGPEVVLGGECNLISHVVLDGRTRIGARNTIYPFTSIGISPQDLKYRGEPTETEIGDENTIRECVTVSRGTAKGGGITRIGSENLIMAYAHVGHDSQVGNHCILANAATLAGHVTIEDYATVGAFSPVHQFCTVGAYAYIGGGTIVTQDVLPYSLTSARRENKAFGINKVGLSRRGFSPERLQLLQKAYRLLLAAKLNTSAALEKMKELAGAEDAVNDVARLIAFIERSERGVIK; via the coding sequence GTGAGCATTCATCCCAGCGCGGTTGTCGCTGCCGGTGCTGTGGTACCGGAATCCTGCACAATCGGCCCATTTTGCACGGTCGGCCCCGAAGTTGTATTGGGTGGCGAGTGCAATCTCATCTCTCATGTTGTTCTGGATGGACGGACGCGCATCGGCGCACGCAATACGATCTACCCATTCACCTCCATCGGCATCTCTCCGCAGGATCTGAAGTACCGCGGCGAGCCCACGGAGACTGAGATCGGCGATGAAAACACGATTCGCGAGTGCGTCACCGTTTCGCGCGGCACCGCCAAGGGCGGCGGCATTACCCGGATCGGGTCTGAAAATCTGATCATGGCCTACGCGCACGTTGGACACGACAGCCAGGTCGGAAACCACTGCATTCTGGCCAACGCGGCCACGCTCGCCGGCCACGTGACCATCGAGGACTACGCGACGGTGGGTGCATTCAGTCCGGTGCACCAGTTCTGCACGGTTGGAGCCTATGCCTACATCGGCGGCGGGACGATCGTGACCCAGGACGTGCTGCCCTATTCGCTGACCTCGGCGCGGCGCGAGAACAAGGCTTTCGGCATTAATAAGGTTGGCCTGTCGCGGCGCGGCTTTTCTCCTGAACGACTGCAACTGTTGCAAAAGGCCTACCGCCTGCTATTGGCGGCAAAGCTGAACACCAGCGCAGCTCTCGAAAAGATGAAAGAACTGGCGGGCGCGGAAGATGCCGTCAACGACGTTGCACGCCTGATCGCGTTTATCGAGCGGAGTGAGCGCGGGGTGATCAAGTAG
- a CDS encoding mechanosensitive ion channel family protein, which yields MGSILHIWHGWFFALFLFCGAMVLSNSVHWILFRIIHRKQVESSSHTLGLGLNKHLGGPARAIFIITCLFMALPFAPDELKQYLGETVHQVLAVAMVLSLGWFAVGSVGVVENALLRRFDITAENNTRARQIHTQMLIFRRLVVSFILIVTVGGILWTFHDERIWKAGTGLLASAGIASLILATAAKSTASNFLAGLQIALTSPIRIDDVVVVQGEWGRIEEITSAYVVIKIWDQRRLIVPLTYFIENSFTNWTRRSSDILGTAFLYVDYNVPVEALRTQLKKIAESSPLWDRNVCGLQVTDLKEHTMEIRCLVSSKNSSESFDLRCLVREEMVAFVRDNYPDALPRLRISEMREARETEGAREGEISTQLEPSASYRDGH from the coding sequence GTGGGATCGATTCTGCACATCTGGCATGGTTGGTTTTTCGCACTATTTCTGTTTTGCGGCGCGATGGTGCTTTCCAACAGCGTGCACTGGATTCTTTTCCGAATCATTCATCGCAAGCAGGTAGAAAGCAGTTCGCATACGCTTGGCCTGGGATTGAACAAGCATCTGGGCGGCCCGGCGCGCGCCATCTTCATCATCACCTGCCTGTTCATGGCGCTTCCGTTTGCACCGGACGAACTAAAACAATACTTAGGCGAAACGGTCCACCAGGTACTGGCCGTGGCGATGGTGCTCTCGTTAGGCTGGTTTGCCGTTGGCTCCGTCGGGGTCGTTGAAAACGCGCTTCTGCGCCGATTCGACATTACCGCTGAAAACAACACCCGCGCGCGGCAGATTCATACGCAAATGTTGATCTTCCGCCGCCTGGTGGTGAGCTTCATTCTCATCGTCACCGTTGGAGGCATCCTCTGGACCTTCCATGACGAGCGCATCTGGAAGGCGGGAACCGGTCTGCTTGCCTCCGCCGGAATCGCTTCGCTGATCCTGGCGACCGCGGCAAAATCGACCGCGTCGAACTTCCTCGCCGGCCTCCAGATCGCGCTTACGTCTCCGATTCGCATCGATGATGTTGTGGTGGTGCAGGGCGAGTGGGGACGGATCGAAGAGATTACATCCGCATATGTGGTCATCAAAATCTGGGATCAGCGAAGGCTCATCGTCCCGCTCACCTACTTCATCGAGAATTCCTTCACGAACTGGACTCGGCGGTCGTCCGACATACTGGGTACTGCCTTCCTGTATGTCGACTACAACGTCCCCGTCGAGGCGCTGAGAACACAACTGAAGAAAATTGCAGAGAGTTCTCCGCTATGGGATAGGAACGTCTGCGGGCTACAGGTAACCGACCTGAAAGAGCACACTATGGAGATCCGTTGTCTGGTGAGTTCGAAAAATTCGAGTGAGAGCTTTGACCTGCGCTGTCTCGTCCGCGAGGAGATGGTGGCGTTCGTGCGCGACAACTACCCGGATGCTCTTCCACGTCTACGCATCTCCGAAATGAGGGAAGCGCGTGAGACAGAAGGAGCGCGTGAGGGAGAAATCTCGACTCAACTTGAACCCTCCGCCAGCTATCGCGACGGACACTGA
- a CDS encoding SDR family NAD(P)-dependent oxidoreductase, with the protein MSGVSLRLDEKVVLITGGSRGIGAETVRLFTLAGARVAFSYTQAQPQAEALAASCGGPDYCRALQQELASPADGRELVQAAVAAFGRLDALVVNHGIWPPDDAPIAQMSEAQWRRTMGVNLDSVFGLVQAATAQMLKQDRLVADAPRGHIVLISSTAGQRGEANHADYAVTKGALISLTKSLSSELAPQGILVNCVAPGWVATEMSAAALAHPEVGARIAAGIPLGRPGSTREIAGPVLFLCTPLAGFISGEILNANGGAVLVG; encoded by the coding sequence ATGAGTGGTGTTTCCCTGAGACTGGACGAAAAAGTTGTATTGATTACCGGTGGTTCGCGCGGGATTGGCGCGGAGACGGTGCGGTTGTTCACACTTGCCGGGGCGCGCGTGGCCTTCAGCTACACGCAGGCGCAACCCCAGGCCGAGGCTCTCGCTGCTTCCTGCGGCGGGCCGGATTATTGCCGGGCTTTGCAGCAGGAACTTGCTTCTCCCGCCGATGGCCGTGAGCTGGTGCAGGCCGCAGTGGCCGCGTTTGGCCGGCTCGACGCATTGGTGGTAAACCACGGCATCTGGCCGCCGGATGACGCGCCGATTGCGCAGATGAGCGAAGCGCAGTGGCGAAGGACGATGGGCGTCAATCTCGACTCGGTATTTGGACTGGTGCAGGCGGCGACGGCGCAGATGCTGAAGCAGGACAGGCTGGTCGCCGACGCGCCGCGTGGGCATATCGTTCTGATCAGTTCGACGGCTGGACAGCGCGGCGAGGCCAACCACGCCGACTATGCCGTGACCAAAGGCGCGCTGATTAGTCTCACCAAGAGCCTGTCGAGCGAACTTGCGCCGCAGGGAATTCTGGTGAATTGCGTCGCCCCGGGCTGGGTAGCGACGGAGATGTCCGCGGCTGCGCTCGCACATCCCGAGGTGGGCGCGAGGATCGCAGCCGGGATTCCGCTTGGCAGGCCGGGAAGCACGCGGGAGATTGCCGGGCCGGTTCTGTTTCTTTGCACACCGCTGGCTGGCTTCATCAGCGGCGAGATCCTGAATGCGAATGGCGGGGCGGTGCTGGTAGGCTGA
- a CDS encoding alcohol dehydrogenase: MPSVIGRAFQVTAPGGPFELVQREFPEPGPGQVRIRVQACGVCHSDAITKYGVFPGITYPRVPGHEVAGVIDAIGADVPIFKAGQRVGLGWHGGHCNYCNSCRRGDFILCENQKISGISYDGGYADYVLAPANALALIPEDLADVDAAPLMCAGVTTFNSLRHSGARLGDTVVILGIGGLGHLGVQYAAKGGYNTVAVARGEDKGPLAKELGAHHYIDSTKQDVAAELQKLGGAAVILSTLTDADSLAASVGGLGPNGKLIILGVPLKPFEVSAIPLVMGNREIRGWASGTGMDSEDTLNFSALTGVKPKIELYPLDKAPEAFERMESGKARFRVVITTGA; encoded by the coding sequence ATGCCAAGTGTTATCGGTCGTGCCTTTCAGGTAACTGCGCCTGGCGGTCCCTTTGAGCTGGTGCAGCGCGAGTTTCCAGAACCCGGTCCGGGGCAGGTGCGCATTCGCGTGCAGGCCTGCGGCGTCTGCCACAGTGACGCCATAACCAAATACGGAGTTTTCCCCGGCATCACCTATCCGCGTGTTCCAGGCCATGAAGTTGCTGGAGTGATTGATGCGATTGGAGCCGATGTGCCGATCTTCAAGGCCGGCCAGCGCGTGGGCCTGGGCTGGCACGGCGGCCATTGCAATTACTGCAATTCCTGCCGTCGCGGCGATTTCATTCTCTGCGAAAACCAGAAGATCTCGGGCATCAGTTATGACGGCGGCTATGCGGACTACGTCCTTGCGCCTGCGAATGCGCTGGCTCTGATTCCGGAAGATCTGGCGGATGTAGATGCGGCCCCGTTGATGTGTGCCGGAGTCACCACCTTCAACAGCCTGCGGCATAGTGGAGCGCGGCTCGGCGACACCGTCGTTATCCTCGGAATTGGCGGACTCGGGCATCTCGGCGTGCAATACGCTGCAAAAGGCGGATACAACACGGTTGCGGTGGCGCGCGGCGAAGACAAGGGCCCACTGGCAAAGGAGCTGGGCGCACATCACTACATCGACAGCACGAAGCAAGATGTTGCCGCGGAGTTGCAAAAGCTCGGTGGAGCGGCAGTAATCCTCTCCACGCTGACCGACGCCGATTCTCTGGCGGCTTCCGTTGGCGGACTGGGTCCTAACGGCAAGCTGATCATTCTCGGCGTGCCGTTGAAGCCGTTCGAGGTTTCTGCGATTCCTCTAGTCATGGGGAATCGCGAGATTCGAGGCTGGGCTTCCGGCACAGGGATGGACTCGGAAGACACGCTGAACTTCAGCGCCCTGACTGGGGTCAAGCCGAAGATCGAGCTATACCCGCTCGACAAGGCTCCGGAAGCCTTTGAACGCATGGAGAGCGGCAAGGCGCGCTTCCGCGTGGTCATCACGACGGGTGCGTAA
- a CDS encoding MmcQ/YjbR family DNA-binding protein, with the protein MDNERVREFCLSLPHTSEGVNWGHHLVFWVGDKAIGGKMFALIHLDGAGTGVLWFHCGAERYPELLETEGIIPSPYMAKAYWVTVERWDVMRQRDFEDELRRAHALIYEKLPKRTKAVLAMPDKERYKIIRERKKVLAAKEKKK; encoded by the coding sequence ATGGACAACGAACGCGTTCGCGAGTTTTGCCTGAGCCTACCGCACACGTCGGAGGGCGTGAACTGGGGGCATCACCTCGTCTTCTGGGTCGGCGACAAGGCAATCGGCGGCAAGATGTTTGCCCTGATTCACCTGGACGGCGCCGGAACTGGTGTGCTCTGGTTTCACTGCGGGGCGGAACGATATCCGGAGCTATTGGAGACGGAAGGCATCATCCCCTCGCCGTACATGGCAAAGGCTTATTGGGTAACGGTCGAGCGCTGGGATGTGATGCGGCAGCGCGACTTCGAAGACGAGCTGCGCCGAGCCCACGCGCTCATCTACGAGAAACTGCCCAAACGCACCAAGGCCGTGCTGGCCATGCCGGACAAGGAACGGTACAAAATCATTCGCGAACGCAAGAAGGTGCTTGCGGCAAAAGAGAAGAAGAAATAG